In a single window of the Serratia quinivorans genome:
- a CDS encoding V8-like Glu-specific endopeptidase yields MRITVLLLLCSFPLALSLSARADSPSDSSTAEQTRLFFGKDERIKVTETDGWPWQAIGQVETASGNLCTATLISPHLALTAGHCVLAPPGQLDKAIALRFVAGNKTWKYQTDNIETLVDRKLGKKLKPDGDGWIVPPAAAAYDFALIRLKDKKTLPIKPLPLWQGDSKALTQAMKQAKRLITQAGYPEDHLDDLYSHQNCKVTGWAQQGVLSHQCDTLPGDSGSPLLLKTAEGWRLIAIQSSAPAAKDRYRADNRALAVTGIRDALDALAAGK; encoded by the coding sequence ATGCGCATAACCGTTTTGCTGTTGCTGTGCTCATTCCCGCTCGCACTCTCCCTCTCAGCACGGGCTGACAGCCCATCCGATTCGTCGACCGCTGAGCAAACCCGCCTGTTTTTTGGCAAGGATGAACGAATAAAAGTAACGGAAACCGACGGTTGGCCGTGGCAGGCCATTGGGCAAGTGGAAACCGCCAGCGGTAACCTGTGCACCGCCACGCTGATCTCTCCGCATCTGGCGCTCACCGCAGGCCACTGCGTGCTGGCACCACCGGGTCAACTGGATAAAGCCATTGCGCTGCGTTTTGTTGCCGGTAATAAGACCTGGAAATACCAGACCGACAATATTGAGACGCTGGTGGATCGCAAACTGGGGAAAAAACTCAAACCTGACGGCGATGGCTGGATTGTACCGCCAGCGGCAGCGGCCTATGACTTTGCCCTGATCCGTCTGAAGGATAAAAAAACCTTGCCGATTAAGCCGCTGCCGTTGTGGCAAGGCGACAGCAAGGCACTGACCCAGGCAATGAAACAAGCCAAACGGCTGATTACCCAGGCGGGATACCCGGAAGACCATCTGGACGATCTCTACAGCCACCAGAACTGTAAAGTGACCGGCTGGGCGCAACAAGGCGTACTTTCACACCAGTGCGATACCCTGCCCGGCGATAGCGGTTCGCCGTTACTGCTGAAAACTGCCGAAGGTTGGCGGCTTATTGCTATTCAAAGCTCCGCACCGGCAGCCAAAGACCGTTACCGCGCCGATAACCGCGCGCTGGCGGTGACCGGTATCCGCGATGCGCTGGACGCGCTGGCGGCGGGAAAATAA
- a CDS encoding acid shock protein precursor — MKKVLALVVAAAMGLSSVAFAADAATTTTTAPAATATTTAAAPAKTTHVKKHHAKNAPAQKAQAAKKHHKKAPAQKAQAAKKHHKTASHKKAA; from the coding sequence ATGAAAAAAGTATTAGCTCTGGTTGTTGCCGCTGCAATGGGTCTGTCTTCTGTTGCCTTCGCTGCTGACGCTGCCACTACCACCACTACCGCACCTGCGGCGACGGCTACCACCACCGCGGCTGCACCAGCCAAGACCACTCACGTGAAAAAACATCACGCGAAGAATGCCCCAGCTCAAAAAGCTCAGGCCGCCAAAAAACACCACAAAAAAGCGCCGGCTCAGAAAGCCCAGGCAGCTAAAAAACACCACAAAACAGCCAGCCATAAAAAAGCGGCGTAA